One window of Ziziphus jujuba cultivar Dongzao chromosome 5, ASM3175591v1 genomic DNA carries:
- the LOC132803674 gene encoding putative receptor protein kinase ZmPK1, translated as MEFIFFSVLLLTICSAFSSSNSNALREGAFLSVEKQDDVLVSSNGIFSAGFHRVGQNAYCFAIWFNHPLYNYQNVTSRTVVWMTNRDEPVYEKVSKLSLQKDGNLVLTDAGRLVIWATDTASLSPAFLYLHDNGNLMLNNSKGVLWQSFDSPTDTLLPLQLFTKSTKLVSSRSESNFSTGFYTFSFSDNNLLNLIFDNSEVSSVYWPPPWLVSWEAGRSTYNNSRVAMLNSLGNFSSSDDFTFLATDYGSILQRRLRMDYDGNIRLYSRTNDGAEWYVSWEAIPDPCKINGICGVNGLCTYDYSSGRKCSCLPGYKMKNRTDWTKGCEPKFNPSCNRNDSKFIRLFSVEFYGYDYGFFPNYTLSQCEELCSSLCNCKGFQYSFFNTGIINCYPKTLLLNGYRTPSFFGDLYLRLPNSYHLPQEKTLEEFSLECSVVTAQELNRTYSKKHENQSVKLLLWFVTGVGGFQLICFVSVCSFLFIRNQREARDHIGGYLVAATGFKRYSFDELKKATRGFKEEIGRGSGGIVYKGVLSDDRVAAVKRLNQEDNQGEAEFLAEVNTIGRLNHMHLMEMWGYCAEGKHRLLVYEYLEHGSLKHNLSSNVLDWKKMFEIAVGTAKGLAYVHEECLEWILHCDVKPQNILLDSNYSPKVADFGLSKLLKRGELNNSRFSRIRGTRGYMAPEWVSNEPITSKVDVYCYGIVVLEMLTGKSPTTDIKAVDETGKTENRGLVSWVRENIKGSSSDEIEPSLEKIMDPSMGEECDMMKMAKLLVVAMKCVEEEKGGRPTMSQVVEMLQDNH; from the exons ATGGaa TTTATCTTCTTCTCTGTCCTCCTTCTGACAATTTGTTCCGCATTTTCCTCTTCGAACTCCAATGCTCTACGGGAGGGCGCATTTCTATCTGTAGAGAAACAAGACGACGTTCTAGTTTCCTCCAATGGTATTTTCTCTGCCGGATTTCACCGTGTGGGCCAAAACGCTTACTGTTTTGCCATATGGTTCAATCATCCTCTTTACAACTATCAAAACGTCACCAGCCGCACGGTGGTTTGGATGACCAATCGTGACGAACCAGTGTATGAAAAggtctcaaaactctcactgcAGAAAGATGGCAATCTCGTATTAACCGACGCTGGTCGACTTGTTATCTGGGCTACAGACACTGCTTCATTGTCACCTGCCTTCTTGTACCTTCACGACAACGGCAATCTCATGCTAAATAATTCCAAGGGTGTTTTGTGGCAAAGCTTTGATTCCCCCACTGACACTCTTCTTCCACTACAGCTATTCACCAAATCCACAAAGCTCGTGTCATCTAGAAGCGAGAGTAATTTCTCTACAGGTTTCTATACCTTCTCTTTCAGTGATAACAACCTCCTTAATCTGATTTTTGATAATTCGGAGGTTTCCAGTGTCTATTGGCCTCCTCCTTGGCTTGTGAGCTGGGAAGCTGGAAGGTCCACATACAACAACAGCAGAGTTGCAATGCTTAATTCGTTGggcaattttagttcatctgaTGATTTTACATTTTTAGCGACGGATTATGGGTCCATTTTACAGAGAAGATTAAGGATGGATTACGATGGTAATATCCGACTTTACAGCCGAACAAACGATGGAGCAGAATGGTATGTTTCATGGGAGGCCATTCCGGATCCATGCAAGATTAATGGCATTTGTGGGGTTAACGGCCTGTGTACCTATGATTACAGCTCTGGAAGAAAATGCTCTTGCCTTCCAGGTTACAAGATGAAAAATCGTACTGATTGGACTAAAGGCTGTGAACCAAAATTCAATCCCTCCTGCAACAGAAATGACTCTAAATTCATCAGGCTTTTCAGCGTCGAGTTCTACGGCTACGATTACGGCTTCTTTCCCAACTACACTCTTAGCCAATGCGAAGAGTTATGCTCGAGTCTGTGTAACTGCAAAGGCTTCCAATATTCATTTTTCAATACCGGCATCATTAACTGCTATCCAAAGACGTTGCTGCTGAATGGATACAGAACTCCGAGCTTCTTCGGAGACCTGTATTTAAGGCTGCCCAACTCCTACCACCTTCCTCAGGAGAAAACCCTTGAAGAATTCAGTTTGGAATGCTCCGTCGTCACTGCACAAGAGCTGAACAGGACGTATTCAAAAAAGCACGAGAATCAGTCGGTGAAACTTTTGTTGTGGTTTGTTACAGGAGTCGGAGGATTCCAGCTCATTTGCTTTGTTTCCGTGTGCTCCTTCTTGTTTATTAGAAACCAGAGAGAGGCACGTGACCATATAGGAGGCTACCTTGTTGCGGCAACCGGGTTCAAAAGATATAGCTTTGATGAGCTTAAAAAGGCCACTCGAGGTTTCAAAGAGGAGATTGGAAGGGGTTCTGGAGGAATCGTTTACAAAGGTGTACTATCGGATGATCGTGTTGCAGCAGTGAAGCGGCTCAATCAGGAAGACAACCAAGGAGAAGCTGAATTTCTAGCAGAAGTCAACACCATAGGGAGGCTAAACCATATGCACTTGATGGAGATGTGGGGTTACTGCGCTGAGGGAAAGCACAGGCTTCTGGTGTACGAGTACTTGGAGCATGGGTCTTTGAAACACAATTTGTCTTCTAATGTGCTTGATTGGAAAAAGATGTTTGAAATAGCCGTTGGAACAGCTAAAGGCCTTGCTTATGTGCACGAGGAATGCTTGGAGTGGATTTTACATTGCGATGTGAAGCCTCAGAATATACTCTTGGACTCTAATTATAGTCCCAAGGTTGCAGATTTTGGTCTGTCCAAGCTACTTAAAAGAGGAGAGCTTAACAATTCAAGGTTCTCTAGGATTAGAGGAACAAGAGGGTATATGGCTCCTGAGTGGGTTTCAAACGAGCCCATCACATCCAAAGTGGATGTATACTGTTATGGGATTGTTGTATTGGAGATGTTGACTGGGAAAAGCCCAACGACTGATATTAAAGCGGTGGACGAAACAGGTAAGACAGAGAATAGGGGATTGGTGAGTTGGGTGCGGGAGAATATCAAGGGAAGTTCTTCTGATGAGATTGAACCGTCGCTGGAAAAGATCATGGATCCTTCCATGGGGGAAGAATGTGACATGATGAAGATGGCAAAGCTTTTAGTGGTAGCTATGAAATGCGTGGAGGAAGAGAAAGGTGGTAGGCCTACAATGAGTCAAGTCGTTGAGATGCTTCAAGATAATCATTAG